The genomic interval GCCCTTGCGGCCCGAAATCGTCACCGGCGCGATTTCGGCGGCGAAGGCGCCGCCGGCGATCGCGCCCTTGGCGCGGCTCAGCGATTCGAGCGTATACTCGTCCTGCGCTTGACGGGAGAGCTGATAGGCGTCGGCGGTGTCCTGCGCGAACGTCCCCATCGCGCGGCCCGCGTCATAGGCGTCCTCCAGCCCGTCGAGGAACATATGATCATAGGCGGTGTCGTGGCCGATGCGGGCGCCGCCGCGGTGCTTCTTGAGCAGATAGGGCGCATTGGTCATCGATTCCATGCCGCCCGCGACGATCAGGTCGACGCTGCCGGCGGCGAGCGCCTCGGCGCCCATGATCACCGTCTGCATGCCCGAACCGCATACCTTGTTGACGGTCGTCGCCTGCACCGATTTGGGCAGGCCGGCCTTGATCGCGGCCTGCCGCGCCGGCGCCTGGCCGAGCCCGGCGGGGAGCACGCAGCCCATATAGATGCGCTCGACATCGTCGCCCGCAACTCCCGCACGCTCGACCGCCGCCTTCACCGCGGTCGCGCCGAGGTCGGTCGCGCTCGCGTCCGACAGGCTCCCCTGCATGCTGCCCATCGGGGTGCGCGCATAGGAGAGGAAGACGACGGGATCGGTGGCGGTCATGGCAAGAGACTCCGTAAGGGGAAGATGCGTCGGCGGGTCGCTTAGCCGAAATGCTGCACGTGCGAAAGAGGGCGGTGCATGGCTGGTTTCGACCGATGCGACCCTCTCCTGCATCGTCGTTCCCGCGAAAGCGGGGACCCAGAGCGTGCGTAAGCTGATTCCGCACTGGGTTCCCGCTTTCGCGGGAATGACGAATCTTCGGTGTGTCCGCTCTCCACCGCAAGGCCGACATGTCAGCCCCCGTCCGGCTGGCCGAAATCGCTGTCCTACAAAATCGCGCTGCGTTATCCTCCGTTGGATGTCGCGCCAAATCTCCAGGCCTTTTTCGCCCGCTCGGAACGGGATTTTCCCTCGACGGGTATCATTATACCGAAGGGGATCGACAAGTTTGACAACTTTCGCGGAGATTCCTTCAAGCGGGTTTCATCTTGCAACCTGCTGCGCGGCATGATCAAACAGCACCGCAATTCTTAGGGGGAGATGGGGCATGGCTACTGCGATCGCACAG from uncultured Sphingopyxis sp. carries:
- a CDS encoding acetyl-CoA C-acyltransferase, with product MTATDPVVFLSYARTPMGSMQGSLSDASATDLGATAVKAAVERAGVAGDDVERIYMGCVLPAGLGQAPARQAAIKAGLPKSVQATTVNKVCGSGMQTVIMGAEALAAGSVDLIVAGGMESMTNAPYLLKKHRGGARIGHDTAYDHMFLDGLEDAYDAGRAMGTFAQDTADAYQLSRQAQDEYTLESLSRAKGAIAGGAFAAEIAPVTISGRKGDVVVDTDEAPGKAMPDKIPTLKPAFAKDGTITAATSSSISDGAAAVVLTRQSVAEAKGAKPVAKLVAHAAHAQEPKDFTVAPVGAINKLLAKTGWSIDDVDLFEVNEAFACVAMFAMHDLGIPHDKINVHGGATALGHPIGASGTRIITTLIAALQRHGKTRGIASLCIGGGEATAVAVELV